In Prochlorococcus marinus XMU1406, the genomic stretch AAACTCATCAGGAATTAATGTTTCATTTACCTTTAGATAATTTAAACAATTAAGAAATTTTCTATAATTGTCCATTCCTCCCGATCTTAGTAATCTAGAAATATTTAATGCAATATTTTTATCTATACTGCTTATTTCACTTAAGGAAACTTCCTGATCAACAGTACCTGATAGGATTAGTAACTTCCTTTTTTTATTGACTGCTTGCCAATTTAAAAGTTGTTCAATTCCATAGTTCCATGTACCTTTATCTCCAAAAATTCTTAGTATGACAACTTTTGCATAATTAATTGTTTTTAATAAATAATTATCTATTTGAGCTGAGGAATTTAAATTAGAAATTTCTAAAGCTCTTATATTATTTTTTAATGAAGCAAATTCCTTTTCTAACAATAAGTTTGATATGAGATTTAAATCAGCTTTGACACTTGTTATAAAAATAAAATCTGCCGTTGGTTGCTCAATTAAATCATCCTTATTCTTTTCATTTCCTGCTATATTTAATATCCTGTGCATTTTTATATATGTATAAGGTTTAGAATACGTAAGTAGGATAAAACAAGTTTACCTTAATTAAATAAATTGAATATGCATGAATTTCTTCCATACGCCTGGTTCGAAGGTAAATGTATTCCATTTAAAGAAGCAAAAATATCAATAGCTACTCATGCACTACATTATGGTACTGCTGCATTTGGAGGAATGCGAGCGATACCTAACCCTACAAATAAAGATGAATTCCTTTTATTTAGAACTGATAAACACATAAAAAGATTATCTCAAAGTGCAAAATTACTCTTAACTGATATTTCTGAAGAATATATTTTTAAAGCCTTAGAGGAAGTTATTAAAAGAAATAAGCCAGAAAAACCTATTTATATTAGACCATTCGTATATACAAGCGATTTAGGTATAGCTCCAAGGTTACACAATATTGAAACAGATTTCTTTATGTATTGTATTGAACTAGGAGATTATCTATCCCCAGATGGAGTTTCTTGTAGAATGAGTAGTTGGACTAGACAAGAAGATAGATCTCTCCCATTAAGAGGAAAAATAAGTGGGGCTTATATAACTAGTTCTTTAGCTAAAACAGAAGCTAGTTTATCGGGTTTTGATGAAGCCTTGTTATTAAATTCAAGTGGTAAGGTAAGCGAAGCTAGTGGTATGAATTTATTTATTGTAAGAAATGGAGACTTAATCACTCCTGGTGTTGATCAAGATATCCTTGAGGGGATTACTAGAGCTAGTGTAATTGAATTAGCAAAATCTTTTGGAATAAATGTAATTGAAAGGCCTGTGGATAAAACAGAATTATTAATAGCAGATGAAGTTTTTCTAACTGGTACAGC encodes the following:
- a CDS encoding branched-chain amino acid transaminase, which encodes MHEFLPYAWFEGKCIPFKEAKISIATHALHYGTAAFGGMRAIPNPTNKDEFLLFRTDKHIKRLSQSAKLLLTDISEEYIFKALEEVIKRNKPEKPIYIRPFVYTSDLGIAPRLHNIETDFFMYCIELGDYLSPDGVSCRMSSWTRQEDRSLPLRGKISGAYITSSLAKTEASLSGFDEALLLNSSGKVSEASGMNLFIVRNGDLITPGVDQDILEGITRASVIELAKSFGINVIERPVDKTELLIADEVFLTGTAAKITPVKKIESSELNGERPIMNKLKSKLIEITEGRSQDYDNWVTRISLK